A section of the Dehalobacter sp. DCM genome encodes:
- a CDS encoding permease prefix domain 1-containing protein yields the protein MNELSAYVDHLFKKHGNSRNVIELKEEILANLEAKQMDLINQGYDQETAIKRAKESIISVDNLIEGNKAVHKTQWQIEILQWALIYLIIAWIFTIPLGIFSLGRLTAMLLFICVFLVGIRYLIMLSNTRKKHVDKIATINAFAISKLRNTVWIIWGMLMAVSILATTGIYFGSAIWFSRHIDLDGPYDFAVMVFRYLLPFVTLVVPLIINKAYRLITKYEAGDINES from the coding sequence GTGAATGAATTGAGCGCTTACGTGGATCATTTATTTAAGAAACACGGAAATAGCCGTAACGTTATTGAATTGAAAGAAGAGATTCTAGCGAACCTTGAAGCGAAACAAATGGATCTAATCAATCAAGGGTATGACCAAGAAACCGCGATAAAGAGAGCAAAAGAGAGTATCATTAGCGTTGATAACCTTATCGAAGGAAATAAAGCAGTCCATAAAACCCAATGGCAAATCGAAATTCTTCAATGGGCGTTAATCTACTTGATCATAGCCTGGATTTTCACTATCCCGCTAGGCATATTCAGTCTGGGGCGGTTAACGGCAATGCTTCTTTTTATATGTGTTTTTTTGGTAGGAATCCGTTATCTGATCATGCTGTCGAACACGCGTAAAAAACATGTGGATAAGATCGCGACCATAAATGCTTTCGCTATCAGTAAGCTCAGAAATACTGTTTGGATTATCTGGGGAATGCTCATGGCAGTAAGTATACTGGCAACTACCGGCATCTATTTTGGCAGCGCCATCTGGTTCTCGCGCCACATTGATCTTGATGGACCGTATGATTTCGCCGTGATGGTCTTCCGTTATCTATTACCGTTTGTAACGCTTGTTGTTCCTTTGATTATTAATAAAGCCTATCGATTAATCACTAAGTATGAAGCAGGTGATATTAATGAAAGTTAG
- a CDS encoding PadR family transcriptional regulator: MCILGETISSELIRGHIDTIILRVLTESDSYGYEIIKSIYLASDKQYELKEPSLYTSLKRLETGKLIKSYWGDESQGGRRKYYTMTELGKEKYRYALEEWRIAKRLIDMLIEGGKCCE; this comes from the coding sequence GTGTGCATATTGGGTGAAACGATCAGCAGTGAACTAATTCGAGGGCATATCGATACGATTATTCTTAGAGTTCTTACTGAGAGCGACAGCTATGGTTATGAAATAATCAAATCGATTTATCTGGCAAGTGATAAACAATACGAATTAAAAGAGCCGTCCCTCTATACTAGCTTAAAAAGGCTGGAGACCGGAAAGCTAATCAAATCCTATTGGGGAGATGAAAGTCAGGGCGGACGTCGAAAATATTACACAATGACTGAATTGGGTAAGGAGAAATATCGGTATGCGCTGGAAGAGTGGCGGATTGCCAAGCGGCTTATCGACATGTTGATCGAAGGGGGAAAATGTTGTGAATGA
- a CDS encoding TraB/GumN family protein: MDESNLTRLDYQEKEIILIATAHVSEQSAQLVKKVIAEERPDSVCVELDDDRYNNIQNPKIWENTDIIKIIKAKKVGFLLANLALGAYQKRIAKKLNTAVGGEMLQGIASAKEIGANLVLADRSIQTTFLRIWRKMNLWNKMKLFIGLIFSFEDDTEITDDDLEKLLQADMLESAVAGMREQYPQIGEILISERDQFLAFKIKNAPGKKVVAVLGGAHVPGVKEEIYKTQDIESISVVPPKKSFSKIAGWIIPLIIVGLIIYAFAQNFQTGLQQISAWVLWTGILAALFTALSLGHPLSILTSFVAAPFTTLHPLLACGWFTAITEATINKPTVKDIQNIQTDIFSFRGFFRNRFLKTILVFFMANLGASLGTFIAGMDIIRNILT; encoded by the coding sequence ATGGATGAAAGTAATTTGACGCGATTGGATTATCAAGAGAAAGAGATTATTCTGATTGCAACAGCCCATGTCTCAGAGCAAAGTGCTCAATTGGTAAAAAAAGTCATTGCTGAAGAACGTCCGGATAGTGTCTGTGTAGAACTTGATGACGACCGGTATAACAATATTCAAAACCCCAAAATATGGGAGAATACGGATATAATCAAGATCATCAAAGCAAAGAAGGTTGGTTTTCTCCTGGCAAATCTGGCTCTCGGCGCCTATCAAAAAAGGATAGCCAAAAAATTAAATACAGCGGTTGGCGGGGAAATGCTGCAGGGTATTGCGAGCGCGAAGGAAATTGGCGCCAATCTCGTATTGGCTGATCGCAGTATCCAAACAACATTTTTACGTATTTGGCGCAAAATGAATCTTTGGAACAAAATGAAATTGTTTATTGGCCTTATCTTTTCGTTTGAGGATGACACGGAGATAACTGATGACGATTTAGAGAAATTATTGCAGGCGGACATGTTGGAATCAGCAGTAGCCGGTATGCGCGAACAGTACCCTCAAATCGGAGAAATATTGATCAGTGAGCGGGATCAATTTTTGGCATTCAAAATTAAGAATGCTCCGGGGAAAAAGGTTGTTGCTGTTTTAGGTGGTGCCCATGTCCCTGGCGTAAAAGAGGAAATATATAAGACACAGGATATAGAAAGTATTTCTGTTGTTCCCCCAAAAAAATCTTTTTCGAAAATAGCGGGGTGGATTATCCCCCTGATTATTGTCGGACTGATTATTTATGCGTTTGCACAGAATTTCCAAACCGGATTACAGCAAATATCGGCATGGGTATTATGGACTGGTATCTTAGCGGCGCTATTTACCGCACTTTCATTGGGGCATCCGTTGAGTATTCTGACCTCGTTTGTTGCCGCACCGTTTACAACCTTACATCCGTTATTAGCCTGTGGTTGGTTTACGGCGATTACGGAAGCTACGATTAATAAACCCACTGTGAAAGATATTCAGAATATCCAAACCGATATTTTCAGTTTCAGAGGCTTTTTTCGGAATCGCTTTTTAAAGACAATCTTGGTCTTTTTTATGGCAAATTTAGGCGCATCGCTGGGAACCTTTATTGCGGGTATGGATATTATAAGGAATATTCTAACTTAG
- a CDS encoding DUF6320 domain-containing protein, with the protein MPYCNHCKVSIRGNRERCPLCRNIIAIESDTSDCREIFPAIPPVFERNLALRIMIFSTVVAIVVSLVIYVLFPSDVKWPVFVLLGLISMWLNLFVVLRKRYHISKNILWQVAILSILSILWDWGTGWHGWSLDYVIPFIFVAAMLIMYVTAKIMKISARDYITYLLLDGLLGIVPILFIRYNLVEAIYPSVLSVAISVISLSAIFIFQGDYIKSELIKRMHI; encoded by the coding sequence ATGCCATATTGTAATCACTGCAAAGTCAGCATCAGAGGAAACAGGGAAAGATGCCCTTTATGCAGAAATATTATAGCTATAGAAAGTGATACATCTGATTGCCGGGAAATATTCCCGGCGATACCGCCTGTGTTTGAACGTAACCTTGCCCTCCGCATTATGATTTTTTCTACGGTTGTCGCCATTGTCGTCTCTTTGGTCATCTATGTACTATTTCCTTCTGATGTAAAATGGCCGGTGTTCGTCTTACTCGGTTTAATTAGCATGTGGCTTAATCTATTTGTGGTTTTGCGAAAGCGATACCATATATCTAAAAATATTCTCTGGCAGGTTGCTATCTTGTCGATTCTTTCAATTTTGTGGGACTGGGGCACCGGGTGGCACGGCTGGTCGCTGGATTATGTGATTCCCTTCATATTTGTTGCGGCCATGCTGATTATGTATGTCACAGCCAAAATAATGAAAATCAGCGCCAGAGATTATATCACGTATTTACTGCTGGACGGTCTGCTTGGAATTGTTCCCATTCTTTTTATCCGCTACAACCTGGTCGAGGCTATCTATCCTTCCGTCTTATCGGTGGCGATCAGTGTCATATCGCTATCGGCAATATTCATATTCCAGGGAGACTATATTAAGTCGGAACTAATTAAAAGAATGCATATTTAA
- a CDS encoding alpha/beta hydrolase: MKRSTLRVIKMLSHLDIHIKRTYRIYRKIQKLLNPQVKTRYHLLDHRILVEHREVPVRIFRPENHETTKSLIFFHGGGWVTGNIDSYTPICTQLANQTQHNVISVDYALAPENPFPAGLEECYRVTREIFLNPLLLPCCHDDITLIGDSAGGNLAAAVSLMARDRGDFLPKRQILIYPATYNDHSSHSPFESVRTNGKDYIFTSKRIQDYMDLYIQNDEDRSNPYFSPLLAENLSQQPQTLIITAEYDPLRDEGEMYGVRLKDFGNSVMVHRISDALHGFFSFPWNKEALKECIMIINAFLNNEKTASKKEQE, encoded by the coding sequence TTGAAACGATCAACATTAAGAGTCATTAAGATGCTATCCCATCTTGATATTCATATTAAACGGACATATAGAATCTATAGAAAAATTCAAAAGTTACTGAATCCACAGGTAAAGACACGATATCATTTGCTGGACCATCGAATCTTGGTAGAGCACAGGGAAGTGCCGGTTCGAATTTTTCGCCCCGAAAATCACGAAACGACGAAGTCCTTGATTTTTTTTCATGGCGGCGGATGGGTCACGGGCAATATCGATTCCTATACGCCGATTTGTACGCAGCTGGCTAACCAAACCCAACATAATGTAATCTCTGTGGATTATGCGTTGGCTCCGGAGAATCCCTTTCCGGCCGGCCTTGAAGAATGTTATCGTGTTACCCGGGAGATATTTCTGAACCCTCTGTTACTGCCATGTTGCCACGATGACATCACCTTGATCGGAGACAGCGCCGGCGGGAACCTGGCAGCGGCCGTATCACTTATGGCCCGGGATAGAGGAGATTTTCTGCCGAAACGTCAAATTTTGATATACCCGGCTACCTATAACGATCATAGCTCTCATTCTCCGTTTGAATCCGTTCGCACAAACGGAAAGGATTATATCTTTACTTCCAAGCGAATACAGGATTATATGGATTTATATATTCAAAATGACGAAGACAGATCAAACCCTTACTTTTCACCACTGCTGGCGGAAAATCTCTCCCAACAACCACAGACATTGATCATCACTGCCGAGTATGACCCGCTGCGAGATGAAGGTGAGATGTACGGGGTACGTTTAAAAGATTTTGGCAATTCGGTCATGGTGCACCGTATATCTGATGCGCTGCATGGGTTCTTTTCATTTCCGTGGAATAAAGAGGCGTTGAAGGAATGCATCATGATCATTAATGCTTTTTTGAACAATGAAAAAACAGCGTCAAAGAAGGAGCAGGAATGA
- a CDS encoding GGDEF domain-containing protein has protein sequence MENSINRMAEFRDKRVEKEFHLDEVNKGLRFSRNTVLVFSITNFLFVILDYLYLAYSDLSIVINNSLVPRLVVVLLAIGVYVMLKKPKDPAFAIRSVLVYAMSMYLIHEYIAVHFAPVDLIFEVFDIVLITFGLFVIPNRWVENVCTSVILTIILVVLSPFTMPGMAEGTKVMITIYLFSQILVVSILMHRINVQKRQNYLQQLRLEALARTDALTNTPNRAACDRTLKNLCTSHAGFSLILFDIDDFKQINDNYGHIIGDDVIIRIVNAVKNIVRQDDIVARWGGEEFIIILPGTSLDIAMEIANRTNEFLSTIRHGIVTERVTASFGVTEVKAGDDTKSIINRADKLLYLAKEFGKNRVIAG, from the coding sequence ATGGAAAATTCAATTAACCGTATGGCAGAATTCAGAGACAAACGCGTGGAAAAAGAATTTCATCTCGATGAGGTTAACAAAGGTCTAAGATTTAGCCGGAATACTGTCTTGGTATTCAGCATCACCAATTTCCTGTTTGTCATTTTGGACTATCTTTACCTGGCGTATTCGGATCTATCGATCGTCATTAATAACTCCCTGGTCCCCCGGTTAGTTGTAGTCCTATTGGCAATTGGTGTATATGTTATGCTAAAAAAGCCAAAAGATCCCGCTTTTGCTATACGGTCAGTGCTTGTTTATGCGATGAGCATGTACTTGATTCACGAATACATCGCGGTTCATTTCGCCCCGGTTGATTTAATATTTGAAGTATTTGACATTGTTTTAATCACTTTTGGTCTATTTGTGATACCGAATCGATGGGTGGAAAATGTATGTACCTCGGTTATTTTAACCATCATATTGGTGGTGCTCTCTCCGTTCACGATGCCGGGCATGGCTGAAGGTACAAAGGTAATGATTACGATCTATCTGTTTTCTCAAATACTGGTAGTGAGTATACTAATGCACCGAATAAATGTTCAAAAACGGCAGAATTATCTGCAGCAGCTGCGGCTTGAAGCACTCGCCCGAACGGATGCATTGACAAATACTCCGAATCGAGCAGCGTGTGATCGAACCTTAAAAAATCTGTGCACCAGTCATGCCGGCTTTTCACTCATCCTTTTTGATATTGATGATTTTAAGCAGATCAATGACAATTATGGACATATTATCGGGGATGATGTGATCATCCGAATTGTTAATGCGGTAAAAAATATTGTCAGACAAGATGACATTGTCGCGCGCTGGGGCGGGGAAGAGTTTATTATCATCCTTCCGGGTACATCACTGGATATCGCTATGGAAATAGCTAATCGTACGAATGAGTTTTTATCAACGATAAGGCATGGTATAGTCACGGAAAGAGTGACAGCCAGTTTTGGAGTTACCGAGGTTAAAGCCGGTGATGACACAAAATCGATTATTAATCGCGCAGATAAACTGTTATACTTGGCAAAAGAGTTTGGCAAGAACAGAGTGATCGCCGGTTAA
- a CDS encoding SDR family NAD(P)-dependent oxidoreductase: protein MITSMENAFSLKGKTALITGGNRGIGRGIATAMAQCGADIAIMARDEEAGKKVLEELAAYGGNHRFYQGTVTDPAQAKSVVEAVFEDYRKIDILVNNSGIFRWFNVLEMDPNDLRDWYDVIDVNLNGVFIMAMLVSQKMKLTGGGSIINISSNAAHIVNIPQNTCSYSSAKAAVDHLTRCLAVEFGPHKIRVNSICPGFVEADNPPDDPEMKAIVDMWISRCPTGRFTYPLELGALAVFLASDASENMTGSINTMDSGYELSR, encoded by the coding sequence ATGATCACCAGTATGGAAAACGCCTTCAGCTTGAAAGGCAAAACCGCCTTGATAACAGGCGGTAACCGTGGTATTGGCAGAGGTATCGCAACAGCTATGGCGCAATGCGGGGCAGATATTGCCATTATGGCCCGAGATGAGGAGGCCGGAAAGAAGGTCCTTGAGGAATTAGCAGCCTACGGCGGCAACCATCGATTTTACCAAGGAACAGTTACCGATCCCGCTCAAGCTAAATCCGTCGTCGAAGCCGTATTTGAAGATTACAGAAAAATTGACATTTTAGTCAATAACTCCGGAATATTCCGTTGGTTCAATGTCCTGGAAATGGACCCCAATGACCTTCGAGATTGGTATGATGTCATCGATGTGAATCTAAACGGCGTATTCATTATGGCTATGTTAGTTTCCCAGAAAATGAAATTGACCGGCGGCGGAAGTATCATCAATATATCCTCCAATGCGGCACACATTGTCAATATTCCGCAAAATACCTGTTCCTATAGTTCGGCTAAAGCTGCCGTTGACCATCTTACCCGTTGCCTGGCTGTTGAATTCGGGCCTCATAAAATCCGAGTCAATTCCATATGCCCAGGTTTTGTTGAGGCTGATAATCCACCGGACGATCCCGAAATGAAGGCAATTGTCGATATGTGGATCAGTCGCTGCCCAACCGGAAGATTCACATATCCTCTGGAACTCGGTGCCTTGGCTGTCTTTTTAGCTTCTGACGCATCTGAAAATATGACTGGATCGATCAATACCATGGACAGCGGTTACGAGCTATCGCGTTAA
- a CDS encoding DUF169 domain-containing protein — translation MTMMPLKQDLSIFEKLELAREPIAVKYEFFKPEGFEQLDKAYSLCEMAKIAEQKDKPFYITAENEDCAGKGCLGMMQGPTWGEAGLIGEDPGMGIFQERRANMKCIQHYKMLEYGTANYAVFSKLSQLTFEPDIMLFVAPPEKAELILRAMAYSTGEMYESRFTPILQCSWLYSYPFITQKVNFVMTGMSFGMRAREVYPAGLVIVSVPYNWIPTIVKNLEEMPWVLPAWTYGRDLWTKHESAILANLHQKTIDAGLLKKK, via the coding sequence ATGACCATGATGCCTTTAAAACAAGACCTGTCAATTTTTGAAAAACTGGAATTGGCAAGAGAACCGATCGCTGTCAAATATGAATTCTTCAAACCGGAAGGATTCGAACAATTAGATAAGGCTTATTCCCTTTGTGAAATGGCCAAAATAGCCGAGCAAAAAGATAAACCGTTTTATATCACAGCGGAAAATGAGGACTGTGCGGGTAAAGGCTGCTTGGGTATGATGCAAGGCCCAACCTGGGGAGAAGCCGGATTAATCGGAGAAGATCCAGGTATGGGTATATTCCAGGAACGCCGGGCGAATATGAAATGTATCCAACACTATAAAATGCTTGAATACGGCACGGCCAACTATGCTGTCTTTTCGAAATTATCCCAGCTTACTTTTGAGCCGGACATCATGCTTTTTGTTGCCCCGCCTGAGAAAGCCGAACTGATTCTCCGTGCCATGGCCTATTCGACCGGTGAGATGTATGAGTCCCGCTTCACACCGATTCTCCAATGTTCGTGGCTGTATTCCTATCCTTTCATCACCCAAAAAGTCAACTTTGTTATGACCGGCATGAGCTTTGGAATGAGAGCAAGAGAAGTCTATCCTGCAGGATTAGTCATCGTCTCCGTGCCATATAACTGGATTCCGACTATTGTTAAAAATCTTGAGGAAATGCCGTGGGTTCTTCCAGCCTGGACATATGGCAGAGACCTCTGGACCAAACACGAAAGTGCCATCCTCGCCAATCTGCACCAGAAAACAATTGATGCCGGTCTTCTTAAAAAGAAGTAA
- a CDS encoding TetR/AcrR family transcriptional regulator has protein sequence MEHDKMYQKGIETKDKIVAAAKKIFYEKGYKNSTIKMITEEANVSLSAVPYYFRKKDEIVKDIYNEYLEKIYILLQENIPEKTDSYLMHFCASKIYYHIILDDEKNRRFYYEIGVAEPNYQLTSPFIDNVYDNYAKDFNIHLTDLQRQLMRISDGGARREVFYRYFNDMLDISVDDLIDYITSLAGTLIGIHLSVAEKYSKKSTEFVKSLDYSHIKLLG, from the coding sequence GTGGAACATGACAAAATGTATCAAAAGGGAATAGAGACAAAAGATAAAATTGTAGCGGCTGCTAAAAAAATATTCTACGAAAAGGGATACAAGAATAGTACCATAAAGATGATCACAGAAGAAGCTAACGTTTCTCTGTCAGCAGTGCCTTATTATTTTAGAAAAAAGGATGAAATTGTAAAAGATATCTATAATGAGTATCTCGAGAAAATTTACATTCTTCTCCAAGAAAATATCCCGGAAAAAACGGATAGTTATTTAATGCATTTTTGTGCATCGAAGATATATTATCATATCATTCTTGATGATGAAAAGAATCGCCGTTTCTATTATGAAATTGGCGTCGCTGAACCGAATTATCAACTGACGTCTCCTTTTATTGATAATGTTTATGACAATTATGCCAAAGATTTTAATATTCACTTAACAGATCTTCAACGACAGCTGATGCGAATTTCTGATGGCGGAGCCCGCAGAGAAGTATTTTACCGCTACTTTAATGACATGCTGGATATTTCTGTCGATGATCTTATCGATTATATAACATCACTTGCTGGTACATTGATCGGTATCCATTTATCCGTGGCTGAAAAGTACAGCAAAAAATCCACAGAATTTGTCAAGTCCTTGGATTATTCGCATATTAAATTATTAGGATAA
- a CDS encoding MFS transporter has protein sequence METRLKKSVINLYGLPSFGFQLFVNMEVFYFAAFMTDYAKLPIALVGTVLLITSIFDIVWVPTAGVILEKSNLRWGKYRSWLLIGPPFAVIFFILQFSKVGSPTLNAVIITVGFVVSHLIWNIFYAGHIALNSSMTTVREERIAMGSNRGMFNGLGAITFSLIGLPLIMFFGKASPGNGHMLTVILTGIAMVLCYYVLFFLTKDYAYHGTAVAGAKQEKMPIGQILKQIVVNPPLIGLMLGELGRYLGRFVIFGLAFYYFKYVVTNLTVLTIFFTGLNVVIFVGAFLANPIARKIGERTTYIISVSIFILCLLAIWAFPMNYISFMIVMFIAYIGYAMPDALSVPMYSSTVDYGEWKTGKNARGFIMSLISFPIKTAIFVRSVIITAVLAGAGYVANMPTTPDLVAGIKNGITLYPAIIMLIGLILLIVLYRITPQSLKKMQEEIAARKA, from the coding sequence ATGGAAACAAGATTAAAAAAGTCAGTCATTAACCTTTACGGGTTACCCTCATTTGGTTTTCAGCTATTTGTCAACATGGAAGTATTTTATTTTGCTGCGTTTATGACCGATTATGCTAAATTACCCATAGCCTTAGTCGGAACGGTACTTCTTATTACCAGTATTTTTGATATTGTATGGGTCCCAACAGCGGGTGTCATCCTAGAGAAAAGTAATTTGCGATGGGGAAAATACCGCTCGTGGCTGCTAATAGGACCGCCATTTGCTGTCATCTTCTTTATCTTGCAGTTCTCTAAGGTGGGCTCCCCAACGCTCAATGCGGTAATTATTACTGTTGGCTTTGTCGTCAGCCATTTAATATGGAATATTTTCTATGCCGGACATATTGCCTTAAATTCTTCAATGACAACAGTCAGAGAAGAAAGAATTGCTATGGGGTCCAATAGGGGGATGTTCAATGGTCTGGGCGCTATCACTTTTTCGTTAATCGGGTTACCTTTAATTATGTTTTTTGGTAAAGCTTCTCCCGGGAATGGTCATATGCTGACCGTTATTCTTACCGGTATAGCCATGGTACTTTGTTACTATGTATTGTTCTTCCTAACAAAGGACTATGCTTACCATGGAACAGCGGTTGCAGGGGCCAAGCAGGAAAAGATGCCGATTGGGCAAATACTGAAGCAAATCGTTGTTAATCCACCGCTTATCGGCTTGATGCTGGGTGAGTTGGGGAGATATCTTGGTCGGTTTGTTATTTTCGGGTTGGCATTCTATTATTTCAAATATGTTGTTACCAATCTTACCGTGTTGACGATTTTCTTTACCGGATTGAATGTGGTGATCTTTGTCGGTGCGTTTTTAGCCAATCCAATCGCCAGAAAAATTGGCGAACGCACAACGTATATCATTTCCGTAAGTATCTTTATTCTCTGTCTGCTGGCTATCTGGGCATTCCCGATGAACTACATTTCCTTCATGATAGTCATGTTCATTGCTTACATCGGTTACGCCATGCCGGACGCCTTATCCGTACCGATGTATTCATCCACCGTGGATTACGGAGAATGGAAGACAGGAAAGAATGCCAGGGGATTTATTATGTCTTTGATTAGTTTCCCCATTAAAACGGCTATTTTTGTCCGGAGCGTTATTATTACCGCAGTGTTAGCCGGAGCAGGCTATGTTGCCAATATGCCAACGACGCCTGATTTGGTTGCTGGCATTAAAAACGGGATTACGTTATACCCAGCGATTATCATGCTTATTGGCTTGATTCTACTCATTGTACTTTATCGAATTACACCGCAAAGTCTGAAGAAAATGCAGGAAGAAATTGCAGCCAGAAAGGCATAA